A window of the Brassica napus cultivar Da-Ae chromosome A2, Da-Ae, whole genome shotgun sequence genome harbors these coding sequences:
- the LOC125588950 gene encoding protein CYSTEINE-RICH TRANSMEMBRANE MODULE 13-like, whose translation MYNQQQYPVGAPPPQGYPPKDAYPPTGYPPAGYPPPGYAQGYPAQGYPPPQYSQAPPQQKQQVGMLEGCLAALCCCCLLDACF comes from the exons atgtaTAATCAACAACAGTATCCAGTTGGTGCTCCTCCTCCCCAAG gGTATCCTCCTAAGGACGCTTATCCTCCCACTGGTTATCCTCCCGCCGGTTATCCGCCGCCGGGATATGCTCAGGGATACCCTGCTCAAGGTTATCCTCCACCTCAATACTCTCAAGCTCCTCCTCAGCAAAAGCAACAAGTCGGTATGCTCGAAGGATG TTTGGCTGCTCTCTGCTGTTGCTGTCTCTTGGATGCTTGTTTCTGA